One segment of Chelonoidis abingdonii isolate Lonesome George unplaced genomic scaffold, CheloAbing_2.0 scaffold0004, whole genome shotgun sequence DNA contains the following:
- the LOC116839046 gene encoding uncharacterized protein LOC116839046 isoform X1, whose amino-acid sequence MGHQQYAGSPTLPLVTSTPSLPQPVPGTPGSRRRRSQEGAVPAQEEMPPDLGLHCQQPREQDLDMTGDIVWESEEEESCSPRRKVSYQRTRHNTLIPTFGDHLEPPGRCPGCCAPGTLPLPHSTDTPASGGCPTNLLLVTPNKHST is encoded by the exons ATGGGCCACCAGCAGTACGCGG GCTCACCCACCTTGCCGCTGGTAACCAGCacgccctccctgccccagccagtgcccGGGACGCCGGGGTCCCGCCGGAGGCGGAGCCAGGAGGGGGCGGTGCCCGCGCAGGAAGA GATGCCCCCTGACCTTGGCCTGCACTGCCAACAACCCAGAGAACAGGACCTGG ACATGACCGGAGACATCGTGTGGGAGTCGGAagaggaggagagctgcagcCCCCGCAGGAAG gTCAGCTACCAGCGCACGCGGCACAACACCCTGATCCCCACCTTCGGCGACCACCTGGAGCCCCCCGGCAG gtgcCCTGGCTGCTGCGCTCCCGggaccctgcctctgccccacagcacagACACACCAGCCTCCGGAGGGTGCCCCACAAATCTTTTATTAGTGACACCAAATAAACACAGCACATGA
- the LOC116839046 gene encoding uncharacterized protein LOC116839046 isoform X2, which yields MGHQQYAGSPTLPLVTSTPSLPQPVPGTPGSRRRRSQEGAVPAQEEMPPDLGLHCQQPREQDLDMTGDIVWESEEEESCSPRRKVPWLLRSRDPASAPQHRHTSLRRVPHKSFISDTK from the exons ATGGGCCACCAGCAGTACGCGG GCTCACCCACCTTGCCGCTGGTAACCAGCacgccctccctgccccagccagtgcccGGGACGCCGGGGTCCCGCCGGAGGCGGAGCCAGGAGGGGGCGGTGCCCGCGCAGGAAGA GATGCCCCCTGACCTTGGCCTGCACTGCCAACAACCCAGAGAACAGGACCTGG ACATGACCGGAGACATCGTGTGGGAGTCGGAagaggaggagagctgcagcCCCCGCAGGAAG gtgcCCTGGCTGCTGCGCTCCCGggaccctgcctctgccccacagcacagACACACCAGCCTCCGGAGGGTGCCCCACAAATCTTTTATTAGTGACACCAAATAA
- the LOC142046003 gene encoding GMP reductase 2-like — MLGGMLAGHTESGGELIERGGKKYKLFYGMSSEVAMKKHAGGVAEYRASEGRAVEVPFRGAVEHTLRDVLGGLRSTCTYVGAAKLKELSRRTTFIRVTSQGPPLFGAGE; from the exons ATGTTAGGGGGGATGCTGGCGGGACACACGGAGTCGGGGGGGGAGCTGATTGAGAGGGGGGGCAAGAAATACAAACTCTTCTATGGGATGAGCTCCGAGGTGGCCATGAAGAAACATGCCGGGGGAGTGGCAGAGTACAG GGCATCGGAGGGCCGGGCGGTGGAGGTGCCGTTCCGGGGCGCCGTGGAGCACACGCTGCGGGACGTGCTGGGCGGGCTCCGCTCTACCTGCACCTATGTGGGTGCCGCgaagctgaaggagctgagccgcCGAACCACCTTCATCCGCGTCACCTCGCAGGGCCCCCCCCTATTCGGGGCAGGAGAGTAG